The nucleotide window atgacatgGCTTTAAATGGATAgcattataatctatgggtgacggatgccactcttagggtatgtgcacacacactaattacgtccgtaatttacggacgtatttcggccgcaagtaccggaccgaacacactgcagggagccgggctcctagcatcatacttatgtacgatgctaggagtccctgcctcgctgcaggacaactgtcacgtactgaaaacatgattacagtacgggacagttgtccggcagcgaggcagggactcctagcgtcgtacataactatgatgctaggagcccggctccctgcactgagttcggtccggaacttgcggccgaaatacgtccgtaaattacggacgtaattagtgtgtgtgcacatacccttaggcactcATCACAGCCTCCAATTAAACATTGACGAATATGTTAGACAGGGGCTGTGACCGATTCATAAAAATGGCATCCGTCACCAATCAATTATAATGGTGTTTGTTTAATGCatatgtcatgaactctcatgacacaTACATTAAACGGATACGATTATAGtccatgggtgatggatgccactgttagacaTCAAGTCAAAGGCCCCGTTTAACACTTACACCAGGAGCTTCTCCCGGCATATATATCAAATGGGTACCATTAAACAGTGTGAAAAGCGCCTACACTGTGCATGAAAATGACAAACCACCCAAATGACATATTGGTATAAACAGGTAACAACGCGCCAACGATCTGCCACTTCCTGGTAACCGCTCAAATACAACAACATGGAAGATCCCATTTCTAGGAGGAGGAGTATAGGAAACACAGGTaggttaccattttttttttatttacaagtttagGATGTACAGTTTTACATGGGTTACTTGCGTAAAGTGAAAACGCATCAGAATTGCTATTTTAGTAGAACTAAGCAAACTTATTAATTACGATTAGAAAACAAAATTGAGGAACTGAAATCCCATTTTATGGAATCTAAATATTCTCATCACACTCCAAACCATCTGTGAATCTTGAGGCTCTATTATGTTTTAGGGCTCCCACACACGAGCATCGTCTACTAACACTAAGGAAAGTAGACCCTACATTTCAACATTAAGATATTGCTCACAAATTTCTCCACTTTGCATGGACTGATACTTCTCCACGTTGGGAAAACTTAGCAATGTTATAACTGGAAACATTACATGCAAAAACACATTGGAGATTAACTCACTAGTATAAGAGAAGGAGCAGTTGTCCAATCAGATTCCAGATCTCATTATTCAGGTTCTATGTACTAGTGTGATAAATCTCCTCCATTAAGATCAACGTCCATGCCCTTTTGTAGGAGAGCCACAAGACAGCAACTCCCCAGACACTACAAAAGAATGGAAGTTTTTGCAGaagtagggggaaaaaaaataataattcactaATTGGAAGAGTAAGAACAAACAAGCCTGTCGTTCTGATATTGAAAGCGGACGAAATAGAGGAACAACCCGGAATTAAATTAAGAACAATGTTTTACCCAACCTGCAAACCAGGAAGTAAAGAAGGTCATTTAAAATATAAAGCAAGATAAAACCGAAAGTAAAAAAAGACTGAGCGTGCACACGAGCAGTGTCACTAGCCCAATGTCCTTGTCTGTAGTCAGACATCAGTCCATATTCAGCAGAGACAGACGGTGGTTGATGCTCTTGTAAAAGCTACAACAGTGAATGACTGGATCAGAAAAGAGAAGAGTAACCTTTTGCAAGTAACCCATGGTACATTTGTTTTCAACACGAATGCTCTCAGGTGTCCGAGGGGAGGGAGAAAAGCATCAGCTGGGGCTAAGGAAGTCAGTGACAGCACAACAGCCATTTTGCAGTTGATGTAAATGTAAAGATTCTAGCAAGAGGAAGATCACTCAAacacttcatatatatatatattattcctcCTGATCAGAGTGTTCATATACATGGGCCAGTGTCAACAGTCGCGCCAACTCTGTTCCACTATTGCGGAAACCCTTTTTTCATATTCGCGCTTGTTTTCTTGGTACAGCTGAGCTGCCTGGCTGTTTGCCGGACTGTTTGGATTTGGCTCATCCAGCAGGGACTACAAAGGGACGAGATAGAAAAAAAGCAAAATGTCACATTTTGTGCCACAGCATCAGCATACAAGGTATGCCATCTATAGCAACTGCACCTACCTGTATAGAGGTTAAAATTGAGGATACATCATATGTTGGACTCCAACGATTCTGAAGAATGTCCAAACATATACTGCCGTCAGCATATACTGAGGGGAAAAAGTAGACGCGTACATTTGTAAGTTATGCAGTTATATCTTGTAcacaaagttttgtttttttctagcaAATTCTAAGCCTGtaactatgagggtatgtgcacacggtagcaggcttttacgtctgaaaagacactgttttcaggagaaaacagctgcctcgtttcagacgtaaatgctcctcctctcattttgcgaggcttctctgacagccgtaaattttgagctgtgcttcattgagttcaatgaagaacggctcaaattacgtctgaaagaattgacctgcatataatgtatataagtgtcctgcacttctttgacgaggctgtatttttacgcgtcgtcgtttgacagctgtcaaacgaccgcgacacgtaaatgacaggttgtctgcacagtacgtcggaaaaagcattcaaatgaatgggcagatgtttgccgacgtattgtagccctattttcagatgtaaaacgaggcataatacgcctcgtttacatctgaaaataggtagtgtgaacccagcctgaatgtAGAAATGAATCAGGAAGGAAAATTTAAATATAATATTGTCCTGTTAAAGTAGCAACAAATTCAACAACTGCCCCATATAATCTAATTCCTCACATTACCAAATCATGGTGCCCTATTTAAAACTAGTGATCAGTgactttttttgcacattttggaAAAGGGATTTTCTAAAATCCTATCTAATAAAATAGCATATCGGCCCCTGCGGTCATAAAATCAGCAGAGGGAGAACGCCGCGTATGAGTGTATTTATATAAAGTTGAAATTGTACGTGTtcattgtttgcggtggagacaGCTTTGTCCCTCCACCACTGATGGTACTAAAAGGACATGTCCTTGTTTTACCCACCAGTATATAATTTAGCATATAATTAAATCATGGTCGGCCAGCCCCACAGGCATTATTTATTGTAGGATGTGCCAACAAACTCACAACTAATGTCTATGGGCAGATTATAGTATATCGGTTATAGCATATGGCAGTGGTCAATATCACATACTCCCACCACTTGGCGAGCTAGGCAGCGCATAGAGACGTTGTCAGTTACAAAATGTATAAAGGGGAAAATAACCACCTAGCGGTGACTCACCATTCGGATGAAACATTTTTGATACAAATCGAACTGTAGGTGGTTTATTTGGATATTCTTCTGTGAATTCTATTGTGAGTTTAAATGTTCCTACAAAAGAACAAAAAGAAGAAAATTTAAACATTTTGCttcaaagaggaaaaaaacaatttttacacacacacacacacacacacacacacacacacacacgcacacgcgcacaGGCGTTCCTGCAAGACCTGTTTGCCCCCGCTTGCTTCATTCTAGCAGGAGCCATCTGATGTAGACTATAGGCAACGTCGTAATGCAACGAAACCACTTATTTGCCTTGTCTGTATACGCAGCCAGTACTTTGGGTTGGAGTGTGCCCTTCGTGAATTGCTGCTGACACATTCACTATGGATTATGCACACACATCAGGCCACAATGGACATTTGTGTTCCATTTtttactgcagcagtcacatgtaatGTTACAAAATACAAGTTTATGGAGAATGCAACACCAACATCCCCATGTGCTTATACAGCAGCTTGAGAGCATAATGCATTTACGCCCAAAGTGCTGTAGACTTGGAGCTTCTTTCTGCTGACTTCACTGTTCACTCAGTAAAGTattgtacagagctgtgtgaacAATGTCTGAAGAGAATTTCCACTTAAAATATAAATGTGATAGAACAGTTCTTCGTCGCACCACTATTGCGCCTGTTCACCCACGTGTAAATGAAGCCTACATGAATGATACTGTACAGCAAAATTAACCCCTCCGAGGATAGTACTGGGCCTGGAAGAGATGGGAGAACTGCCCATCTGTATGTAAAGGGATTGCAATTTGGGTTACACTTcaaccttgaaaaaaaaaaatggtctacTTAAAAATCAACCTCAAAGAGGACAAGAGAAAAGATATTCAGaggattctgcccctatataaaacacACTGCAGCCAGACATTCAATACTCAGTAAGAATCTGATATTAGAATAAATAGGAACATTACTGCAAGGCTGCCGTGTGAAGAGCTTTAAGCAATTCTTAGTCTAAAAATACATTGggctaaaccaggggtctcaaactaagtgggccacatatagaaaaaaatgggaagttgacgggccgcattactttcaaatttgatacaatacaaaattattgttaatcaattcgttatttgaactactataacactatattactataataataccactaggtttaaaatttgagatatttctccacgtgcttatttcaacaatccagttttccagtttaagtgtcgccaaatgcagtccggcggctcagttagcagtgtttggcagatacacgtcaagattgggcagccactttttagatagtgccatcgtgccctctgtagataatgcaacacacccctagataatgccagtgccctccgcagatgctgccacagtgccctccgcagatgctgccacacacaccccaagtagatagctccattggggctccctctaggagtggaatccccagccagagcgttgccgatgctttggatagggattcctctactgttggagcccctgacgtcactgtccatacacagtgacgtcaggggattctcctggatcggaataatatatcaggggcaaccccaaaaaaggagtcccggagcagagcactagtataggctctgcgccggaactctggggaagccattaacatcagtgtccatatatggacagtgatgtcaggtgcttgcccagagctggagtcccggagcagtgccgcttctagcactctgcctgggattccagctctgctcctgacatcactgtccatatatgagctggagtcctaggcagagcgctagtaggctcttcctgggactccagctgtgctcccgacatcactgggactactgctctggggaagccgctTACATcagtgtcgatgtatggacagcaatgtcagaggcttccccagagtcccagagcagagactatactagcactctgcccgggactccagctatggggaagccccagacattgctgtccatatgtagacagcgatgtcagaagattccacagaatcccggagcagagtatactagcgctctgcccggagctccgctctggggaagaccctgacaaactgtCCTTATATTGACACCGATgtgagggaattccagagtcccggagcagagcctgtactagcgctctgcccgagactccgctctggggaagccccagacatagtGTGTCCAAACACGGACACAGATgtctccacagagtcccggagcagagccgatactagcgctctgctcgagactccgctctgggggaagaccctgaaacactgtccatatatcgacagcgatgtcagggaattccagagtctcggagcagagccgatactagcgctctgcacggtacgccggctctggagaagccccagacatcgctgttcatatgtggacagcgatgtcagggaattccagagtctttgAGTagggccgatactagcggctctgtgtcccgcgggccgtagatgacagccccaggggccgcatgcttgagacccctgggctAAACTGACCTGCTATTCTCAGGTATCTATTATATGAAAACCTTATGGCCATAGACCgcagcagacaggtcaaaaattaACTGAAGGCACAAACGTCTGAAACATTATCTGTTAAAGCCATTCATTCTGTGCCTACACAGTAAAGATTGTCAGCTTGTAACTGTTTAATGTACAATTGTCCACTACAACAATGAATTACATGGCACAGAACTATTTGTACACGTTACCTAACCAGTTCCTGTAATTGCCAGAACAAATATCCAACATGCTGCAGTGTGTTTCACGTTTAGTATTGACACTTCACATTCATGGAACTTTTCACTATTCATTATACAACCTCCCTGGAGTAACTGCGCAATAAAAAGTAGTCACCCAGAATCACCATACCCTGAACACTTAGGCCGGGTCAGCAGAATCCAGGGCaattttgttgcggatttacTGTTATATAATAAAGGGGTGAAATCCAAGGCGATAATCCAAGATGGAATAAACATGTTGCAgttttgaaaatccacagcatgctgtTTTTTCCGCTACATGTAAATATGGCGCTCAAAACCCCATCTACATGCatgtgctgcggattttcagtGTGGAATCTTCACTAACATTTGCAGGGTATTAACTCACCCATAAGAACAGCCTCCTGCATAAACAAAATGTACAGCATAGGCTCATGAGATCACTTCTTTCATTTTCGCACGTACTCTGGAACAATTAAAACCAGAATCTAATGGATCGCTGTGAGTAACTGCCCTACTTTTTATGTACTCATTCTTTTACTTGAGCGCTTTCGGATCAGTGACTTCTAATGTCAGACAGCAATCAAAGAGGCGATCTGATAACAGACGTTGATGGCATGTCTAGCACAGAGGTCCACAAACTTTTAGGCAACATTCCACATTGAACTAGTTAAATGGTTCAGTTTGAAACTTGACACACTGGTATTACACCATCCAAACTGGCACTTTTCTGGGGATATGATCTCTCTAATATAGTAGCAAACACATATGGTTATAACTCAGAGCACCTACGTTGAgccacactgagggtatgttcacacaaggtggatatgatgcgtaaaagcacacaccgTATCCACCCTGgtcaccgcagggaattctggccgaaactAAATCCATTGGAGAAAATCCGCAATATTTACGCTACGTGCGAACCCGGCCTGAGGAGTCGCGAGACACAATGAACGGCCATTATAGTCCATGGCCATCCATGCATCTTTCCAAAAAAAGCTAACTTGACAGAAGACGAACTAGCACGGTGCATTTCTAGTGCTGCTGCCACAGCGTTCTAGCAATTgtcaggggtcacagcggtcaaacatgccatcaatgtctgatgaGACAACCTCTAAGTGCTCTCGCTCTGTGTTGTATCAAAGATTACTAAATTATGGATTTCCCTGAGCAACGGATTGCTGTAGCCATAGAACCAGCttgtcaaataaatgtgtggcacTGTAATGTGGAGCATAGAATACATAAGAGGGATGAACTTTAACTTGGTTATAACCCATCTAAAATGCAGAGACCCCTAAGTGAAACTTTTATTGATACATTGCCATTCATGTTTTTTACATTAaataggatctgtcactagtttaattccccatctcctcactaatctaataggcgctatgatgctgataactagtgATTTTTATTCTACCAAAAAAtacttgcaaagttatgagcatttttctaaatatgctaatttggctatactctttcactctgggcagagtaatgttttctgtaggacGCTGTCCAAtagtcatacagcttctcccccttcactaaccagcaacacagtgtgatcttaaagTATATAGCTTCTATTCCCAACTGGTTTCatctggtgatacctccggttgtctCACAGCTAGAATCTCATCTGTCATATGCCACCAgacccactgttctaggtggtccacagccggagatacagctgtttgaaGTGACccaccctccagcctcagtctctcacactgtgtgaagcagcttcatgctgataggacagcgtcagaggctgtgaggcggCTCCACCTCAAGAGAATCGCTgcggttacctcccacttgtctagtatagcctcatttgcatatttagaaaaaaatgctcataacttttaagatactatgtgggacactatcataATCAGTGTGaccgtgcctattagattagcttggaaatagggcattactaaactagtgagagcctctttaaacctctgACATTTCTTTTGTAGTAAATTATATTACCCATAATATaactattctggagcatcttttcttagaactctactgtGCTATGCCTCCTagacatttatgaataaattgacgacAGGTTGTTACCagttggaggaggggggggggtccctaCTCTgatagcactgattggacatagtCATACTGTAGGGAAACAGTCCTTTGACAaaaaggaatggtaacacccagtggtcaattttcatacatttctaggaggaacaacagaggaacagcacaatacagagttctaagaaaaacgttccagaattgttatttcatggggaaaacaagtattaactaaaatagacatgtcaggagaggtaacgTGTTGACCATAGCAggacagcactgtctacaggcccCTCAACTGCTTCATCCACAAACACCGTACGTCCCgtgcagtaaaaaacaaaactgttataTGCCATGTTAAACtacatgcagatactgaatacagGCTTGTGTAACAAATATAGGGCTATACAAATTTACAATAAAGATttaacaaggggggctttattcaCTCACCATcttcaaatggcgttccttctggtctgtaagaaaaaaaaaacaaatcaagaTTTTAGAAAGAGAAATGTAGCTAGAGCTCCAAAATAATCCCCTTGCCATCTATTAGGACCCTATATAAGTATAACTTTGAGGAATGGGCGATCAATGAAAGTTTCTACCAAATACTGAACCATCAATAATGGGTgtaattttctttaaaaagtaCTGCAGTCCTTCTAACCCCCCTTATGCAACGATGACTAAAACTGTTTTTTGTAGGCAAAGTATGTAGCTTGATggctaaggctgtattcacacattgcagatataTGAACCCAACCTAAAAGCTAGGTTCACACGAGCCTATGAAATGGTGTGAACCGGATAAGGAAATATAATTGCCATTAGACAGCCAAAAGCATTCTGTTCAGTGCATGGACAGCTGCACATTGCATAGATAAGGAGAAGTAGGGGGTGGGGCAGGAACGGACAACTAATAGACATTTCACCCTCCCCACATGACCGTCACTTGTTACTGCAGATCTGAAGGAACAAGCAGAGATTTTAAGGatttttcactttttaaaaaCGTAAGCTGGACCTTTGTTCAGTAAGAGATTCCCCAATAACATTCAGTGTGGCTCGGCATTGTATGTGAGGTCTCCGCTCAATGTGTTCTAGGATAGCAGGACAGGAGCAGAGGCCCTAATGAATATTTATTAGAATCAGTttgagggcttgttcacatctgcgctatatTGTCCAGCAAAACATCTGacacccaacggaacccattaaagtcaatggaacgaAACCCAGCAGCTCCAGTTGTGAACAGCATCACAAATAGATCAATTCTGAATGCgcagtcacaaaaaaaaaaagttacagcggtATAACCTACCCTGATCGGTTCTAATGACAAGAACTAGCCACGTTATCATAATGTTGCACTTCATATTACATATTTAAAGCAGCAGCAATATCTTTTAGTGTCCCAGAACTaggtttaaaaaatataaaaatggcttGCTTTATATTGTCGACTTTTAGAACTTTCacattttataattatttttcctGGAAAACTCGAGCCAAGCAAGGATAATAAAGATCCGAGTTTCAGGCCGCTAATTATTTGGGAGACCCTTTAATAGGTGATCTGCTTAGCAGTGCTTGAATACGTTCAGACTGTTGCCTAGAGACAAGCACCACAGAAAACATTCCCAGCACAGTCACCTACTACAGCTGCGTGTAATAATGATGTACTACAAGGCTACAGGCACATGTAGAATAagatgcggaaaatccacaggtaAAATCCATTACAACCGGGCTGTATGCtacgaatacgctgcgtaaaaactatccggtctccctggatgacgctacagcccatgtgactgaaacagcctgtgattgactgcagcagacacatggaatgaaacgtcatcccaggaggccagactgcagaagaagcagggagttttgGGTAAGTAGGAGTTTGTTGTGACTTTTGCAGAAGAAAAAAACAGTTTGCTTTTTTGtcacgggttttgcatccccattgaattcaatggggaaaacctgcaacaaaaaaaaaactgcataaattgtgcaagggttctgtcgttttgacggaatcaatagcctaGTCGACTTGTAGATttcacccccaccccccccccccccttatggaTCACA belongs to Rhinoderma darwinii isolate aRhiDar2 chromosome 8, aRhiDar2.hap1, whole genome shotgun sequence and includes:
- the UBE2A gene encoding ubiquitin-conjugating enzyme E2 A; protein product: MSTPARRRLMRDFKRLQEDPPAGVSGAPSENNIMVWNAVIFGPEGTPFEDGTFKLTIEFTEEYPNKPPTVRFVSKMFHPNVYADGSICLDILQNRWSPTYDVSSILTSIQSLLDEPNPNSPANSQAAQLYQENKREYEKRVSAIVEQSWRDC